Proteins from a genomic interval of Paenibacillus sp. RC334:
- a CDS encoding helix-turn-helix domain-containing protein, which translates to MDLNHIRADYSIPSTYFELHGLVHRTFSGRDRIPLQNIDTGLLVVVEEGEGTLDCNGSEHPLHYGVPYAINSGHTVKITANDDTVLSLWLIAFSPHGPTGSSLEPLMETREQSVPDYRSILQKIKAIEKRRHAQATKEQIVVHIQFQKLMGMIAEETSALEQDTASHNTKANVLEIIAQLQRRYAEEITVDELAAQARISKRRFTHWFRQLTGTNLSGYMTTLRMEHAKRMLLRGERMKEVAALVGYGDEFYFNRRFKQMEGVSPGQFILNHRKKPINICAMSCLGHLLALGIRPAAVAKNLSNDHYLRKLSADIHKVNSVPLDPQEIAYLQPEFILVGSQEEYDALSTIAPTQIFSQNDHKPFELLRKLAETFGKGPEAERVIRSYNRKVQRLRPKLNGIVQSTDTFATMEIRDDSVYVFGNYWCRGAYNLYDGLGLHAPDIIQKELIDRQAYRLITEEQIQSYAGNHLFVTVVDPERYERLCSMKWWQEMPAVKQNQVYITDYSEFAVTDPISMPYQLDIQMKLLLERKNLLKLP; encoded by the coding sequence TTGGATCTAAATCACATCAGAGCCGATTATTCTATTCCCAGTACCTATTTCGAGCTTCATGGACTAGTTCACAGAACATTTTCCGGTAGGGATAGAATTCCGCTTCAAAATATAGATACGGGTTTGCTAGTCGTTGTTGAAGAAGGGGAAGGGACACTCGACTGCAATGGCAGTGAGCACCCATTGCACTATGGAGTTCCATATGCCATAAATTCGGGACACACGGTGAAAATCACAGCAAACGACGATACAGTATTGTCATTGTGGCTGATTGCTTTTTCTCCGCATGGCCCTACGGGAAGCTCGCTTGAACCCCTTATGGAAACACGGGAGCAGAGCGTACCAGATTACAGATCCATACTGCAAAAAATAAAAGCCATCGAAAAACGCCGCCATGCGCAGGCCACGAAGGAACAGATTGTGGTACACATTCAATTCCAAAAACTGATGGGGATGATTGCAGAAGAAACAAGCGCTCTTGAGCAGGATACCGCAAGCCACAATACCAAAGCGAATGTATTGGAGATTATTGCCCAGTTGCAGAGACGCTATGCCGAAGAGATTACCGTGGATGAGCTTGCGGCCCAGGCGCGGATCAGCAAGCGGAGGTTCACCCACTGGTTTAGGCAGCTGACGGGAACAAATCTGTCCGGTTACATGACAACCTTGAGGATGGAGCATGCCAAGCGTATGCTGCTGCGCGGAGAGCGCATGAAGGAGGTGGCGGCGCTGGTCGGCTACGGGGACGAGTTCTATTTCAATCGGCGGTTTAAGCAGATGGAGGGCGTCTCCCCGGGACAGTTCATTCTGAACCATAGAAAGAAGCCGATCAATATTTGTGCGATGAGCTGTCTGGGTCATTTGCTCGCGCTTGGTATACGTCCGGCTGCGGTTGCTAAAAATTTATCGAATGATCATTACCTACGGAAATTGAGTGCGGATATTCACAAGGTTAACAGCGTGCCGCTGGACCCGCAGGAAATTGCTTATTTGCAGCCGGAGTTTATTCTGGTCGGGAGTCAGGAGGAATACGACGCATTGTCGACGATTGCGCCCACTCAGATTTTTTCGCAAAATGATCATAAGCCGTTCGAATTGCTTCGCAAGCTGGCAGAGACTTTCGGTAAAGGTCCCGAAGCGGAACGGGTTATTCGATCGTACAATCGTAAGGTACAGCGCCTAAGGCCCAAATTAAACGGTATTGTTCAGAGCACGGATACATTTGCGACGATGGAAATTCGAGACGACTCGGTCTATGTATTCGGTAATTACTGGTGCAGGGGAGCTTATAATCTGTATGACGGGCTTGGGTTACATGCGCCGGATATCATTCAGAAGGAATTGATTGATCGACAGGCTTACCGACTTATTACTGAGGAGCAAATACAATCCTACGCAGGGAATCATCTGTTCGTGACGGTAGTTGATCCCGAGCGTTATGAGCGTCTATGCAGTATGAAGTGGTGGCAGGAAATGCCTGCGGTGAAGCAAAATCAGGTTTACATTACCGACTACTCTGAGTTTGCTGTGACGGACCCCATTTCGATGCCCTACCAATTGGATATTCAGATGAAATTGTTGCTGGAGCGGAAGAATTTACTCAAGCTCCCTTAA
- a CDS encoding MarR family transcriptional regulator: MGIIKGRSVFLSASIDALLARIVSRKHRESEVDTLTATQARILFYLWTKDEIPIHEISRITNLQKSTLTSILTKLEKAGHISFMPCQTDKRKTIVKVVNRNENLVELNKKIIDEVGETFYKGFSEDEIALYQSFLIRTLDNLIECENEKK; encoded by the coding sequence ATGGGAATTATAAAAGGAAGATCTGTTTTTTTATCAGCATCAATAGATGCATTGCTGGCTAGAATAGTTTCAAGAAAACACAGGGAATCTGAGGTTGATACTTTAACAGCAACACAAGCAAGGATTTTGTTTTATCTTTGGACAAAAGACGAAATACCTATACATGAAATCTCAAGGATTACCAATCTTCAAAAGTCAACTTTAACGAGTATATTAACTAAGTTGGAAAAAGCAGGACATATCAGTTTTATGCCTTGTCAAACAGACAAACGGAAAACAATAGTTAAAGTAGTGAATAGAAATGAAAATCTAGTGGAATTGAACAAAAAGATTATTGATGAAGTCGGAGAGACTTTTTACAAGGGATTTAGCGAGGATGAAATAGCATTGTATCAAAGTTTCTTAATAAGAACTTTAGATAATCTGATAGAATGCGAGAATGAAAAAAAATGA
- a CDS encoding alpha/beta hydrolase — translation MNKKLRMVSFALLATLAFATQKESFAAAESPPTDVISMAPTYKDVVYATVTNDDGKKKELKMNIFKPEGVTEATPVLVYVHGGGWLIGDYQGDDAPKDAKKETATLPNRPVQMTGRATDQVATDSAYQVFKKVLENKITFVSIDYRLSGEAIFPAPIYDVKGSIRYLRAHAKEYGIDPEKIAVAGNSAGGHLATELAVTSDIKELEGDVGGNLEYSSKVMAAVDFYGPTDMFTMGPEMDPTLQSPEEAAETHDSPQAAEAKLLGFDKEGQGVAVLRDIRDKKQTNSPYWEKVKLAELASPINYVSSDDPPMFIAHGGRDSLVSIQQSWRLRDTLNHAGVENIFMSNSKAPHGGQGEDVNNAAITWVTKKLLNN, via the coding sequence ATGAATAAAAAACTAAGAATGGTATCCTTCGCACTTTTAGCAACATTGGCTTTTGCCACACAAAAGGAAAGTTTCGCAGCAGCTGAAAGTCCTCCTACAGATGTTATTAGTATGGCTCCTACCTATAAAGATGTGGTGTATGCAACCGTAACTAATGACGATGGAAAGAAAAAAGAGTTAAAAATGAACATCTTCAAGCCGGAGGGTGTAACCGAAGCAACTCCTGTCTTGGTGTATGTTCATGGAGGAGGATGGCTTATAGGGGACTATCAGGGCGATGATGCTCCTAAAGATGCAAAAAAGGAAACAGCCACACTACCAAATCGACCAGTACAAATGACAGGTAGAGCCACAGATCAAGTGGCTACAGATTCAGCATACCAAGTTTTCAAAAAAGTATTAGAGAATAAAATTACTTTCGTTTCCATAGATTATCGGCTAAGTGGCGAAGCTATTTTCCCGGCTCCAATTTATGATGTTAAGGGCAGTATCAGATATCTGCGTGCACATGCCAAGGAATACGGTATTGATCCAGAAAAAATTGCAGTAGCAGGAAATTCTGCAGGTGGACATCTGGCTACCGAACTCGCTGTTACCAGTGATATAAAAGAGCTTGAAGGTGATGTTGGGGGCAATCTTGAGTATTCAAGCAAAGTAATGGCTGCAGTTGATTTTTACGGTCCAACAGATATGTTTACCATGGGACCTGAGATGGACCCAACCCTGCAATCTCCTGAGGAGGCAGCCGAAACACATGACTCTCCACAAGCAGCTGAAGCCAAACTTCTTGGATTTGATAAAGAAGGACAGGGTGTGGCAGTCCTGAGAGATATTCGGGATAAAAAACAAACCAATTCTCCTTATTGGGAAAAAGTAAAGCTGGCAGAATTGGCAAGTCCTATAAATTATGTATCTTCAGATGATCCACCCATGTTTATTGCACATGGAGGACGTGACAGTTTAGTATCTATTCAACAAAGTTGGAGACTTAGAGATACTCTTAACCATGCAGGAGTAGAAAATATTTTTATGTCTAACTCTAAAGCTCCCCACGGTGGCCAGGGTGAAGATGTCAATAATGCAGCTATAACTTGGGTAACAAAAAAATTGCTTAATAACTAA
- a CDS encoding DUF6809 family protein, with translation MSILEDLYYGEWYPSERIRTKNPELELTHQKISASMENLKARLPEHDYKLIEELSDLNDVLISILSASDYISGYKTGALMMLEIFDGRNYRN, from the coding sequence ATGAGTATCTTGGAGGATTTATATTACGGCGAATGGTATCCAAGTGAACGAATCAGGACGAAAAACCCTGAGCTTGAACTAACCCATCAGAAAATATCCGCTTCTATGGAGAATCTAAAAGCAAGATTACCAGAACACGACTATAAATTAATTGAGGAACTATCGGATTTAAATGATGTTCTAATTTCTATATTATCTGCTTCTGATTATATTTCTGGGTACAAAACGGGAGCTTTGATGATGTTAGAAATATTTGATGGGAGAAATTATCGAAACTAA
- a CDS encoding EndoU domain-containing protein: protein MTTIKVTPELLISVSKQFELAQQTAIQMNGQLLRQISFMERFWDGITKEQFYYSFHISQKNMDDFVTLTDSIAKELRHHADKFSLADAEQGNMIGVTGSFPALAASMGMMNTKGVEQRKPAYDYDEYDKKFVGNMWILSKNGVTDQEAAKATLAYNEALKKGDIKLDNESEDVDINLVQIEAFKQGYNPWTGEKLSEWHAKSLIVSSVFSSFMGIRNLSGGRVKINKGFKIKSGSNRISKADFKNGSTSYVKNITIIDDAMKEKILFGQRKFSNKNDIIGGHSPKINNGNPNYAVEEMVVNTDGTRRVKYTTQFPDGNLSKIKTSTLFPNTWSDDAIINAIKKVADSPSIGTRDGITLHRSTINGIEIEVMKDGNKVISGFSTGGVHTPGFN, encoded by the coding sequence ATGACAACAATTAAAGTGACACCTGAACTACTTATATCCGTATCTAAGCAATTTGAGCTTGCGCAGCAAACGGCTATTCAAATGAATGGTCAGTTATTACGGCAAATCTCGTTTATGGAACGATTTTGGGATGGCATAACGAAGGAGCAATTCTACTACAGCTTTCACATTTCACAGAAGAATATGGATGACTTTGTTACACTTACAGACTCCATTGCGAAAGAACTTCGTCATCATGCGGATAAATTTAGTTTGGCAGACGCTGAACAGGGAAATATGATCGGAGTTACTGGTAGTTTTCCTGCACTTGCGGCGTCCATGGGAATGATGAATACCAAGGGAGTAGAACAACGTAAGCCAGCTTATGATTATGATGAATATGACAAAAAATTTGTAGGGAATATGTGGATTCTCAGCAAAAATGGTGTTACTGATCAAGAAGCAGCCAAAGCAACTCTGGCCTATAATGAAGCACTTAAAAAAGGAGACATTAAACTAGATAACGAATCAGAAGATGTGGATATTAACTTGGTGCAAATTGAAGCATTCAAACAAGGGTATAATCCTTGGACGGGAGAAAAACTATCTGAATGGCACGCGAAATCTCTTATTGTCAGTAGTGTATTTTCTAGTTTTATGGGGATTAGAAATCTTAGTGGTGGTCGTGTTAAAATCAATAAAGGTTTTAAGATCAAGTCTGGATCAAATAGAATTTCAAAGGCTGATTTTAAAAATGGCAGCACTAGTTATGTAAAGAATATTACTATTATAGATGATGCTATGAAGGAAAAGATATTATTTGGACAGAGAAAGTTCTCAAATAAGAATGATATTATAGGTGGTCACTCTCCAAAGATAAACAACGGAAATCCTAACTATGCAGTTGAAGAAATGGTAGTTAATACTGATGGCACAAGAAGGGTTAAATACACAACGCAATTTCCAGATGGAAATCTGTCAAAAATTAAAACAAGCACATTATTTCCAAATACATGGTCTGATGATGCTATTATTAATGCTATAAAAAAAGTTGCAGATAGCCCAAGTATTGGAACACGAGATGGGATAACTCTTCACAGAAGTACAATAAATGGGATCGAAATAGAGGTAATGAAAGATGGAAATAAAGTAATCTCAGGTTTTTCTACAGGTGGTGTTCACACACCAGGTTTTAACTAA
- a CDS encoding MBL fold metallo-hydrolase gives MEISKGVEMLHLDFHGNIIHPILLWDREMAVLIDTGFPGQIEDLRVAMEKVGVSLDKLKAVILTHQDVDHIGSLPEILQECGHNIKVYAHELDKPYIQGEIPLLKDSHLENPPKGKVDDTLIDGQELPFCGRICVIHTPGHTPGHISLYLRQSKTLIAGDSMYSVNGILGGIHVPTTPDMNVARLSLKKYLDLDIASVVCYHGGLSNVNVNDQILELSQEL, from the coding sequence ATGGAAATTTCAAAGGGAGTAGAAATGCTTCATCTAGATTTTCATGGGAATATTATTCACCCCATTCTTTTATGGGATCGAGAAATGGCTGTTTTAATAGACACAGGATTCCCAGGGCAAATTGAAGATTTACGCGTGGCCATGGAAAAGGTAGGCGTGTCGTTAGACAAACTAAAAGCTGTGATTTTGACACATCAGGATGTGGATCACATAGGCAGTCTTCCCGAGATTTTGCAGGAGTGTGGCCATAATATTAAAGTATATGCACACGAACTGGATAAGCCGTATATTCAGGGGGAGATACCTCTTTTAAAAGATAGTCACCTTGAGAATCCCCCGAAGGGCAAAGTGGACGATACCTTAATAGATGGTCAGGAACTGCCGTTTTGCGGCAGGATTTGCGTCATCCATACTCCTGGGCATACTCCTGGTCATATCAGCCTTTATTTAAGGCAAAGTAAGACTCTCATTGCCGGGGATTCGATGTACAGTGTAAACGGGATTCTCGGGGGAATTCATGTCCCGACCACACCGGATATGAATGTAGCTCGTCTCTCATTGAAAAAGTATTTAGATCTCGACATTGCATCCGTGGTTTGTTATCACGGGGGGTTAAGTAATGTAAATGTTAATGATCAGATATTAGAACTTAGCCAGGAATTATAA
- a CDS encoding DUF1232 domain-containing protein produces MSDEKRNVTLGETLVSLLKERSLSMRKLSAATGIDTATISRIVNGKQRAKPEHLEAFALHLDVPSAPLFQAAGYGAPAPPTHQNQPNDIYSSINSIKEILQASNLIDHQFNAELVQKELSKYEPYVLTEEGARIIHNDFHGKVKSVNGAGPFIEELKRMYQLYSSDNITLEERSILGSGLLYFVSATDIIPDYVFPLGYLDDAIAVQIVLDRLQDMRNNKPQP; encoded by the coding sequence ATGTCCGATGAGAAGAGAAATGTCACACTGGGCGAGACACTGGTCTCCTTGCTGAAGGAACGTTCTTTGTCTATGCGCAAGCTAAGCGCCGCTACCGGCATTGACACGGCCACGATATCGCGGATCGTTAACGGGAAGCAAAGAGCCAAGCCTGAACATCTGGAAGCTTTTGCCCTTCATCTTGATGTTCCTTCCGCTCCACTCTTCCAAGCTGCTGGTTATGGTGCCCCCGCCCCCCCTACTCATCAGAACCAGCCGAACGATATCTACTCCTCCATCAACAGCATTAAAGAAATTCTTCAAGCCTCCAACCTCATTGACCACCAGTTTAATGCCGAGCTGGTTCAGAAAGAACTGAGCAAATACGAACCCTATGTCCTAACCGAAGAAGGGGCGCGGATTATCCACAATGACTTTCACGGTAAAGTAAAAAGTGTCAACGGCGCGGGACCGTTCATTGAGGAGCTCAAGAGAATGTATCAGCTCTACAGTAGCGATAACATCACCCTGGAGGAGCGCTCGATCCTCGGCAGCGGCTTATTGTACTTCGTCTCCGCCACAGATATCATCCCCGATTATGTATTTCCACTAGGTTATCTGGATGATGCGATTGCCGTGCAAATCGTACTGGATCGCCTCCAGGATATGAGGAACAACAAGCCCCAGCCGTGA